TTTTCCCTTTCGGACCTCTCAAAGTCATAGTTTTTTGTTTAAGGTTAATGTCTTTCCATTCCAATTTAAAAATTTCACTGCGCCGTACACCTGTGAACAGGGCAAATCTAATGACTGCAACCGGTATCAGGCCCGGCCATTCGTTCAAAATTTTTGTCAGACTTGTGACTTCATCGTTCGACAGAAAGGCCACAATGGTATTGTTCAGCTTGGGCTTTTCCACACGTTTACATGGATTCTGTCCGGTGAACTCCCCCCATTGCAATGCAATATTTAAAATTCTGGTCAATAAAACCAGTTGGTGTTTGATGGTGGCGGCGGATAAAGGCTTGCCGGATTTGTTTTTTCCCTTCTTTAAAGATAGGACAAACCCTTCAACGTCAAATTGTGTGATCTGGTCCAGGGCCTTAGGATATAGTGCCGCAAGCGTGGGGATTCAAGTCCCTTCTTCGGTACCATATAGAAAAGACGGGGGTTTCAAGGGTTTTAAGGCTCAAAAATGAAATCCCCGTTTTTTTTCTGGGTGTAACTATAGTGTCAAAATGAAATCTTGGGGAGTCCTATCCCGATGCGCTTTTTATAAATCAAGTGCAAATTCAATAGCTTTTCCTACTTGAGCCATTTCGCTTTTGGAAAGCGAAGTAATTAATGCTCCAATTTTCCCCTTTGAAACAGTTTGTATATGGTCACAGTTTACAGCACAATCATTTTTCATAGAATTTTCAATTTTAGAGAGAAATAATTCTGATGGTATGTCTCGTATCGTACTTGTAACAGGGGCTACAGTAACTTCACCAAGGTACTCTATTATTGAATCGCGAGTTAAAATTAGGACGGGCCTTTTTTTGTTTGGTTTTGAAAATTTATACCAACGTATTTCACCACGCTTCATTGGTCGCTCCAAACCTGCTCGTCTTCCCATTCAATGAATTCATCAGGTGTTACAGGCTGACGTAAATATCCCTCTTTATGTTGAAGTTCTAACTGTTCAAGTTTATACTTATTGATTGCGTCTCGTAAGGCCTTTCTTGTAAAAGCTGAGCGGTTAGTTTTAAGCGCTTTAGAAATTTTATCAACAGTTGCAACGAGGTCATCGTCAAGTGTCATTTGTATGGTTTTCATAATCCTCCACCTCCTTTATCCCATGTTGATGTTTATAGCTATAATAATCCACACAAAAATAGACGTCAAGGGTGGGCCTATTCCTGTTTTGCTATTTCTAAAGTACGTTTAAATAAAGATGGTTTAGGCAAAACATATTTTAAAATTTAATATTATGTGCTAAAAGACGCCCATATTTATAAATATTTAAGATTGTCGTGTTGCCTTTTTTATCTGCACTTATTCAACGATTAATCTTTCTTTCAAACCAGGAATGAATTTATTTAATGGATAAAATACAAATCAACGGTGGCCGGCAGCTAAAAGGGGAAGTCTTTATCAGTGGAGCCAAAAATGCTGCGCTTCCACTCATTGCATCAAGTATCCTTGTGGATGGAATTTCCACGTTTGAAAATGTACCCCGCCTGATGGACATCTCCTCTATATTTATGCTTCTTGAAGATCTTGGAGCATCTTGCAAATTTGAAGGCCATACATTTATTGTTGATGGATCAGGGATCGATAAAATAGACGCTGAGTATGAATTGGTTAGAAAGATGCGAGCCTCTATTCTGGTATTAGGCCCACTTGTGGCAAGGTTTGGTAGAGCCAGGGTTTCTATGCCCGGCGGGTGTGCTATTGGTGCTCGTCCCGTGAATATGCATCTTGCAGGTCTTGAAGCAATGGGAGCAACTATTTCAATTTCCGGCGGATACATTGAAGCGACAGCTAAAGATGGGCTGATCGGAAACGATGTTTATTTTGATATTCCTACGGTAACAGGTACGGAAAATCTTATGATGGCAGCCGTTTTGGCCCAAGGTCAGACCAAGCTTCGGAATGCAGCAAGGGAACCTGAAATTGTATGTTTGGCAGACGCATTAAATAAAATGGGGGCGAACATCAGCGGTGCCGGAACCGCCATTATTACCATTGACGGCGTGAGTCAACTTCATGGTGCGATCTGTCATGTGATACCGGACCGGATTGAAACAGGCACTTTTATGGCGGCAGCCGCAGCGACTATGGGAGAGGTGGTGATCCGAGATTGTGTGCCGGATCATTTAGGTGGTGTTATCAGTAAACTTAAGGCCACAGGG
This window of the uncultured Desulfobacter sp. genome carries:
- a CDS encoding ribbon-helix-helix domain-containing protein; translated protein: MKTIQMTLDDDLVATVDKISKALKTNRSAFTRKALRDAINKYKLEQLELQHKEGYLRQPVTPDEFIEWEDEQVWSDQ
- a CDS encoding type II toxin-antitoxin system PemK/MazF family toxin, which codes for MKRGEIRWYKFSKPNKKRPVLILTRDSIIEYLGEVTVAPVTSTIRDIPSELFLSKIENSMKNDCAVNCDHIQTVSKGKIGALITSLSKSEMAQVGKAIEFALDL
- the murA gene encoding UDP-N-acetylglucosamine 1-carboxyvinyltransferase yields the protein MDKIQINGGRQLKGEVFISGAKNAALPLIASSILVDGISTFENVPRLMDISSIFMLLEDLGASCKFEGHTFIVDGSGIDKIDAEYELVRKMRASILVLGPLVARFGRARVSMPGGCAIGARPVNMHLAGLEAMGATISISGGYIEATAKDGLIGNDVYFDIPTVTGTENLMMAAVLAQGQTKLRNAAREPEIVCLADALNKMGANISGAGTAIITIDGVSQLHGAICHVIPDRIETGTFMAAAAATMGEVVIRDCVPDHLGGVISKLKATGAIVDTFEDRIHVKGCETIKNIDIKTLPYPGFPTDMQAQFMALMTIAQGNSVIHESIFENRFIHANELLRMGADIKISGGNIANVRGVSHLQGAPVMASDLRASASLVIAGLIAQGTTVISRVYHMDRGYETIEKKFKGLGADIKRISS